Within Caulobacter segnis, the genomic segment CTATCTGCTGTCGGCCGACGCCCGCGTCGAGAACGGCGGCCTATGGATCGACCTGGTCAACGCCGGCCGGGCGGGCGCGGTGTTCCAGGTCTTCGACAACACCGACCGCGACGGCCCCTGGCGCTTCACCCTGGCGGCCGGCCAGCGGTACGCGGCGGGACACTGGAACAAAGCCGGCCGCGCGCCGGGCCCCTATGACCTGACTGTGCACGGTCCGAACGGCATCTACCGCCGGTTCGCCGGGGACGCCTCGCGCGCCCAGCCGCGGGTCACCGTCGCCGCCGACGCGCGCTCGCGCCTGGTCGTCAGCCTGACCGGCGCGGGCGTGGCCAGCCTGGAGATGGCGCCGGACTATCCGCTGGCCGAGGGCGAGGCCCGCCAAGCCCTGACGCTGAAGCCCAGGGCCGTCGTCCGCTCGGTCTGGGACCTGCGCGGCAGCGACCACTGGTACGACCTGACCCTGACCCTGGCCGACGATCCCGCCTTCACCCAGCGCCTGGCCGGACATCTCGAGACCGGCCGCGCCAGCCGCACCGATCCGGGGATCGGGCGCATGCGCCTTTAGCCCACGCCTCAACACTTCCGACGGATATTCGATGACCTCTCGTCCCGCGGCCGACGCTTTCGTGGCCGAGCTGACCGACCTGTTCACCCGCCTGGGAAATCTGCGCTACGGCGAGGACGTCTCCCAGATGGAGCACGCCCTCCAGACCGCCCACCACGCCAAGCTGGACGACGCGCCGCCGTCGCTGGTCGCCGCCGCCCTGCTGCACGACGTGGGCCACCTGCTGCAGAAGATCGGCGAGGACGCCGCCGACCACGGCGTCGATACCCGTCACGAGCACATCAGCGCCGGCTATCTGGCCCGCGCCTTCGGCCCCGAGGTCACCGAACCGATCCGCCTGCATGTGGCGGCAAAGCGCTACCGGGTGGCGGTCGATCCGGCCTATCTGGACCGCCTCAGCCGCGCCTCGCTACAGAGCCTGGCCCTGCAGGGCGGCCCGATGAGCCCGGACGAGGTCGAGGACTTCCTGGCCAATCCCTGGGCGCCTAGCGCGCTGCGCCTGCGCCAGTACGACGAGGCCGGAAAGGCCCCCGACGCCGACGTCGCCGCCTTCGCCACCTATCACGACCTGCTGCGCGACCTGATCGGCTAGGGCCAGGCGCGCCCGGCGCTCAGGCGACCACCACCTCGGCGTGGGAGAAGGCGTCCTGGAACGCCGGCGTCAGGGGGGCGTCGGTGACCAGGATGTCCACATCCGCCAGCGCGGCGGTATGGACCAGGCCGATCCGGCCGAACTTGCCCTGGTCGACCGCCAGCAGCACCCGGCTGGCGGTGGAATAGGCGATGCGGCTCATGATCGCCTCGGTAGGCGAATGGTCCATCAGCCCGTGTTCCACGCTGACCGCGCCGACGGTCAGGACCGACAGGCTGGGCCGGAAGCCGGCCAGGAAGTCCTGGGCGTGCCGGTCCGAAAAGGCCTGATAGGCCATGTTCAGTTCGCCGCCGGCCAGGAACAGCGTGTGCCCCCGGTCCTTGCGGACCGCCTGGGCCACGGCCAGCGAGTTGGTGATGATCTTAAGCTGGCGATGCTCGCCCAGCGCCTTGGCCACGAAGCACGAGGTCGAGCCGCTATCGAGGAACAGGGTGTCGCCGTCGGCGATGAACTTGACCACCGCCTCGGCGATGCGGGTCTTGCCCGCGACGTTCTTCTGCATGCGCAGGTCGAACGGGCCCTCGATCTCCTGGGGCGGCAGGCGGACCGCGCCGTGCAGGCGCACGATCGATCCCGCCTCCTCCATCACCCGCAGCTCGCGCCGGATCGTCTCCTCCGACACCGACAGCGTCTTGGCGATGTCGGCGATGGCGCGCGTCTGGTTGGGCTCCAGCAG encodes:
- a CDS encoding HD domain-containing protein, with translation MTSRPAADAFVAELTDLFTRLGNLRYGEDVSQMEHALQTAHHAKLDDAPPSLVAAALLHDVGHLLQKIGEDAADHGVDTRHEHISAGYLARAFGPEVTEPIRLHVAAKRYRVAVDPAYLDRLSRASLQSLALQGGPMSPDEVEDFLANPWAPSALRLRQYDEAGKAPDADVAAFATYHDLLRDLIG
- a CDS encoding DeoR/GlpR family DNA-binding transcription regulator; this translates as MLKRHDRQRDILNLLEPNQTRAIADIAKTLSVSEETIRRELRVMEEAGSIVRLHGAVRLPPQEIEGPFDLRMQKNVAGKTRIAEAVVKFIADGDTLFLDSGSTSCFVAKALGEHRQLKIITNSLAVAQAVRKDRGHTLFLAGGELNMAYQAFSDRHAQDFLAGFRPSLSVLTVGAVSVEHGLMDHSPTEAIMSRIAYSTASRVLLAVDQGKFGRIGLVHTAALADVDILVTDAPLTPAFQDAFSHAEVVVA